The window CATGGGGGTATTCCCTGATTTTGGGAATCTTGATCTGCAAAAGACCATTGGATTTGGCTGGCTGGCTTTTGGGGGAATCATCCTCAATATATTGCTGTACTTTGCGGCTTTGATGTGTTCTCATCTGGCGGCTTTCGGCACCTTGTATGAGCTGAAGGTGAATTTTGCCTCCCATCTGGCCGGACTGCCTCTGGGGTTTCATATGCTGGTGGGCAGCGGGAAGCTGCGAAAGATCATGGATGAAAACATTGAGAAGATCGAAGGCTTTATCGCCCACCAGCTGCCTGACCTGGTGGCCTCCTTTGTGGCTCCTGTGGTCATGTTTATTATTCTCCTGGCCGTTGACTGGCGTTTTGGCCTTGCCGCTGCGGCGGGAATAGTCATTGCCCTTGTGATCCAGATGAAAGCCTATGGCAATGACGGGGCGAAAACCATGATGGAAAAGTACCAGACCGCCCTGGAGGATATGAACAATGCTTCCGTGGAATATATCAGGGGAATCACCGTTGTCAAGGCCTTTAAGCAAACGGTCTATTCCTTCCGCCGGATGCACAGCGCCATCAAGGAATACACCCGCATGGTCATTCCCTATACCCTTAGCTGGGAAAACTACATGTCGTCCTTTCACACGATTATCAATAACATTTACTTATTCCTGATTCCCGTGGGCATCCTGATCGGATTAAATACCTCTGATTATTCTGACTTTGCTGCCACATTTATTTTTTATCTTATTTTTGTTCCATCCATTGCAGCGGTTCTGATGAAAATCATGTACGTTTCCACCAGCGGAATGCAGATCATAGGAGGAGTGGAACGAATGGATGAGATCCTGCAGACCCCGCAGCTGTCTCAGCCACAGAATCCCAGGAAAATCTCCAGCCATGAAATCGTATTTGAAAACGTATCCTTCTCTTACGCCGGTCAGGAGGCACAGGCGCTTTCCGGCATTTCCTTCCGGGCTGAGGAAAACCAGATTACTGCCATTGTGGGCCCGTCGGGAGGGGGCAAAAGCACCATTGCCCATCTCATTCCCCGGTTTTTCGATGTGACGGAGGGCAGGATCCTCATCGGAGGCGTTGATGTGCGCCAGATGCGAAGCGAATACTTAATGGAAAAGGTCAGCTTTGTATTCCAGGATGTGTTCCTCTTTAAGCAAAGCATTATGGATAATATCAGGCTGGGAAACCAGAACGCAACCGACGAGCAGGTGATCGCTGCAGCCAGGGCTGCGCAGTGCCATGAATTCATTGAAAAACTGCCGGAAAAATACCATACAGTCATAGGCACAAAAGGTATCCATCTTTCAGGAGGTGAGCAGCAGCGGATTGCAATAGCCAGAGCTATTGTAAAAGACGCACCCATTGTACTTCTGGATGAGGCAACTGCATTTTCAGATCCGGAGAATGAACATTTAATTCAGCAGGCATTTCAAAAGCTCATGCATGGGAAGACGGTAATCATGATCGCCCACCGCTTATCAACCATCCGCAGTGCCAATAAAATTATAGTGATAGACAAGGGGCGGCTTATTGAGCAGGGCCGTCATGAAGAATTGCTGGAGAAACAGGGGAAATATTTTGATATGTGGAACGTGTATACGAAGGCTCTTGACTGGAAGATGGACAGAAAGGGGATAAGAGAACATGTTTAATTGGAAGGAAGTATTGATGCTTACCGATAAAGGCTATACGGATTTAAAGAAAGCCGTTGCCGCCTGCACGATCACCAATCTGGCGCTCATGCTGCCCTTTGCAGTTACTATTCAGGTTTTTGCAGAGCTTTTAAAGCCGTTGATGGCACAGGAGATTTCCTGGACCAGGATGTGGTTTTTGTTTGGCTGCGGTATTGTTTCGGCAATCCTGGTGTTTCTTGCCAGCAAAAACGATTATAAAAAGACTTACGTCACTTCTTATCTGGAAGCGGAGAATTCAAGGATCAGCATTGCCGAGCGGATCAGGAAGCTGCCCATGAGCTTTTTCAACTCAAAGGATCTTTCTGAACTGACCACAAACATTATGGCTGACTGTTCCACAACAGAGCATGTGCTAAGCCACATCCTTCCCCAGATAAGCGCCAATGCCATTTCCATTACCATTATCTGCATTATGATGGCTGCTTTTGACTGGAGGATGGCTCTCTCCGTATTTATTACTGTGCCTGCTGCGCTTCTGGTCATCCTTGGCAGCAAAAAGATCCAGGCCCGTTTAAGTGAGAAGCAGGTGGAGGCAAAGCTGAAAGCCTCCGATCATGTGCAGGAATATCTGGAAGGAATCAAGGTCATCAAGGCCTGCGGGTTGGATGGCTCAAAGTTTGCGGCGCTGGATAATGCCCTGCATCTAATGATGAAAATGGCGATCAAAATGGAATTCGGCACCGGGATTTTTGTCACCGGCGCCCAGATGATCTTACAGGCAGGTGTGGGTCTTACTGTTTTCACCGGGACTTATTTACTGACGGGCGGCAGCATCCAGCTGATCCCCATGCTGATGTTTTTTGTCATTGTTGTCAGGATTTACGGACCGGTCCTTGTGGAGTTCACTCTTTTGCCGGAGCTGTTTTACCACCGTATCGCTACGAAACGGATGCGCACGCTCATGACTGTTCCTGTCATGGAGGGAGGATCGGAGAAACCCCTGACGCACTGGAATATTGACTTTGAAAACGTTTCTTTCGGCTACCATGGGGAAAATCCCAAAAAAGACATGGTGATCAAAAATCTTACGGTATCCATTCCATCCGATGGCATTACGGCGCTGGTAGGACCTTCGGGCTGCGGGAAGAGCACCATCTCAAGACTGATTGCCCGGTTCTGGGATGTAAATCAGGGCAGCGTAAAGATCGGCGGAATTGATGTAAGAACCCTTGACCCGGAACACTTAATGAGCTATATGTCCTTTGTATTTCAGGATGTGGTGCTGTTTAATGACACAGTCTACAACAATATCCGCATTGGAAACATGGAAGCAACGGAGGAAGAAGTCATGGAAGCAGCAAGGGCCGCCTGCTGTGATGGGTTTATAAATGTTTTGCCCGACGGATATCAGACCATGCTTGGGGAAAACGGAAGCACTCTTTCCGGAGGCGAACGGCAGCGGATCTCCATTGCCCGGGCGCTATTGAAAAATGCACCCATCGTTCTTTTAGATGAGGCCACCGCATCCCTTGACCCCGAGAATGAAGCTCTGATTCAGCAGGCAATTTCCAGGCTGATTGAAGGCAAGACAGTCATTGTCATTGCTCACCGCTTAAGAACCGTGTCCGGAGCGGATAAAATCATTGTGCTTGAGGAGGGCAGACTGTCCGAAGAGGGAACTCATGAGGAATTGATGAACAACAAGGGGCTTTATGAAAGACTGTACCGGATCCAGCAGGAAAGCATGGGCTGGAGCGTTTAAGGGAAAAAGGAGGAAGCATACAAAATGAAATCGGAATTAAATTCCCAAACAGTGCAAAACACCATGCTTTTACCGCTGTGGGGCCGCGCCACGGCCAGTGCGAAAAATCTGGAAATACTAAATGATAAGGAAGCCATTGAAATCATCAAAAGCTGCGATTATGACTTCAGCTCCATTGCCAAAACCTTCGGTGAGTTCGGCGGAATCTGTTATATTGTCCGTGCCCGGAAAATTGATGATGCCATCCGCAAATTCATCCGAAAACATCCCCGTGCTTCCATCGTAAATATCGGGGCAGGGCTGGATACCACCTTTTCCAGGGTGGATAATGGAACGATCAACTGGTATAATCTTGATCTGCCTGATGCGATTGCCTTCCGTCAGAAGTTCCTTCCCGATTCCCCCCGTAACACAAGCATTGCAAAATCCCTGTTTGACACTTCCTGGTTTGATGATGTTATTTTTAATCATGGGGATGGCATATTATTTGTTTCGGCCGGAGTTTTTTATTATTTCAAGGAAGAGCAGCTGAAAGCGGTCTTTGAAGCTATGGCTCACCGTTTTCCCGGAGGGGAAATTTATTTTGATGCGGGATCAAGGCAGGCGGTTAAGAAGTCAAACCGTATGGTGGAAAAGACCGGGAATAAAGGCGCCATGATGCATTTTTACATCAATGGTTTAAAAGATCTGGAAAACTGGTCCCCGGATATCCAGGCCATTGCCTGTGAAAAATACTTTAAGGGCATACCGGTTAACAGGCAGTGGAGCTTTGGTATCCGCTTTATGATGAAAATATCGGACCAGATCAATATGATGAAATTCATCCATCTGCGTTTTTCGGAATAAACAATCAGGTTAACAATTGCTCCAAAACAGATAGGAGGAGTGAATCCAGGTGAAAACCAGCCATATTATTTATAAAGTAGATGACTTGTACCAGGCAGTAGAAGAATTTAAAGAAAAGGGATTTGAAGTGGAATATGGGACAGAGAAAAACCCATACAATGCAATTATTTATTTTTCCCAAGGGCCTTATCTGGAACTGCTTGCTTCAACTGGAATGCCGAAATTCATGAAGAGAATTTTGCGCATGTTTGGAAAAAGCAGATTGGCCGACCGCCTGGATTATTGGGATAACCATAAAGGAGGCCCCTGCGGAGTCGCACTTGAGAACTATAAGACCGATTTAAGGGAAGAGAAGGGTATTCTGGAAAAATACAATCAGGGATATTTTGAAATGCCCTCACGGAGGAATGATACCAAGGGAAGAAAATTACGGTTTACGTGCCTGTTTCCTCATGAGATGCAGCTTCCTTTTCTTATGACCTATTTTAACATTGATCCGAAACCTGAGAACTTTATACACCCCAACGGTATAAACGGGATCAAGAACATATCCTTTGGAACGAGGGAAGAGTTGATACCGATTATTAAGGAACTATGTGACGATCCGGTATTGACTCTGTTTACAGGGAACGGGATCAAAGATCTGGAATTTGAATATTCAGTTAAAGAAATATAAAGACAGGCCGCCATTTTTGGCGGCTTTTTTATCGTATAGGGAAGTTCCTCCTATACGATAAAAACCCTCCGGGAGGATCGCACTGCGGCGGCAGGGTTGGATGTCGCCTGGGCGACCCGCCGCAGGCGGAGAATCCCGCTTGCGGGATTCTTTCTTATATAATAGGAAATTCCTCTCAAATTCTTATTTATGTAAACAAATAGCCCTGCGAGAGCAGGGCATAGGTAACAGACGATGCTGAGTTAGAAGATATAAAAACCTTCTTCAAATTCGTCATCATCAAGGTCATCATCCTCAATAAGGAAATAATGCATGTCAAGCAGGTCAGAATCGGTCATACCTTTTACTAGCTTTGCAGTCATGCCTTCCGGAGGATTTTTGATATATTTTTGCCTGAGTTCCTCTAATTGATTTGGATCCATTGAAGCACCTCCCATCTTTGGATACTTCTAGTATGAAACAGATGGGATAGAAAATCAAGCAGAATTACCACTGGAGCGGCAACGATGTTTTGCCATTGTCCTTTCATAAAGTTCAATTAGAGGGACCCGTTTGTGGTTATGGTAGAGTTCTAAAAAAGCCATGTCATGCTTACATTTTGGGCATTGCAAGGGGTCATATCCGAAAGATAAGAGAAAAAGAGTGCGCCACCGATTGAAGTCTAAGAGGGTCTTGTGCTTTGATTTTGGCACAGCTCTAAAAAGTAACTTATCTACCTCACGGTGCCTTGCATAAAGGCCATAGTATCGGATCATTTTAAAATGCTTTTCTGGTATGTGCTGGATAAGAAGCTTCATGAAATCCAGCACGGGCATTGTTTTCATAACAAAAGAGTTATCCTCGTGCTTATTGTAATGAAAGGCCACATTTGTGCCATCGTAGGAATCAATCCTGGAAGTGGCAATGACAGGGCGTCCGAGATAACGGCTGATATATTTCACTACGGTATCAGAATCGCATAGATTAGGCTTTGCATAAACGTAGAATCCATTTTTGTCTTTATAATAAATGGCAGCTTTTGTTTTTTTGAAAGAGGGACCGATGCGTTTTTCCATTTCATTTAGAAGAGCGGTTTGGAAAGCCATTCTTAAATAGGTGTAGTTGAAATGCTTCACAATGCGCCAAAAGCCATCGTCAGAGAACCCGCCCTCTGAAAGAAGGCAGTGGATATGGGGGTTCCACTCAAGAGGTCGGCCGAAGGTGTGGAGAACACAGATGAAACCAGGAACAAAGTTTCTACTTTTATTTATTGAGAGAAACATTCTGAGAATGACACTGCGAACTGCGTGGAAAAGACAATCCAGTAGAGTACGGTCTTCGAGGAAGAAGGGGCGTAGATCTTCATCAATGGTAAAAACACAGTGTCGGTGGGTGCAGCGGATGAGCTTAAAGGCCATTTTTGTTGAGCGTTCAATACAATATCTGTTGCTGCAGGTAGGGCAAAACTTGGAATGGCAACGGAAAGGAAGAAACTTAAGCTCACCACAAAAAGGGCATCCATACAAGGCGCCGCCGAAAGAAGGATCCCCACAGTGAATCATTTTTTCAACATTCTCTGTGACAATGTCACGAGGATGAAGAATATATAGCATTTCTTCATAATGGTCAGTAAAAATCTTTTGTAGGACATTCATAATACTATTATAAAGGAAAAGTTGTAAAAAGGAATCCCCTAATTCCCCTCATGAATGAGGGGCTAGGGGAGTTGAGGTGCCGAAGGCACTTATTTATTGGAAATTATGAATTATGTACATGTATGACGGGGAAATAAATGAAAAATAGTGCAAAAGTTCAGAATGACAAAAGAAATGTAAGAATATTAAATGGAAAAATGCACATCAGAATCATATAATTAGACCATCGGAATTAAAACATTCCTATATATTGGTGAACACAAATAATTTTATAAAGGAGAGGTTATATATGAAAAAAAGATTATTAACAGCTTCACTGGCAGCACTGGCAGCATTAAGCTTATCCGCCTGCAGCGGCGGCGGAAAGCCTGCGGAAACCACGGCAGCTCCCCAGACTTCTGCGGAGACCGCAGCTCCTGCTGAAACAAAGGCAGAGGAATCAAAGGCCGGAGGGGAAGCGGCAGCAAAGGCTCCGGAGGATTACAAAGGAACAGTTGTGGTCTATTCTCCCCATGATGCGGACCCCCTAAATGCAGGCGTGAACTTATTCATGGAGAAGTACCCAAATGTTAAGGTGGAAGTAGTGGCAGCCGGTACAGGAGAGCTGTGCAACCGTATTGCAGCCGAGTCCGCAAATCCCATTGCAGACGTATTATGGGGCGGCGGTGCTGATTCACTGGCAGCGTTTAAGGATTATTTCGCTCCCTATGTATGTGCCAACGACGAATTTATAGGTGAAGCTTATAAGGATGCTGATGACATGTGGATCGGGGAAAGCCCTCTGCCCATGGTCATCTTTTACAACAAAGATTTGATTGAGAAGGCTGGCCTTACCATTCCTGAGACATGGGAGGATTTAACAAAGCCTGAATGGAAAGGCAAGATCGCATACTGCCTGCCTTCCAAGTCCGGCTCTGCCTACACCCAGCTGTGCACCATGATCCTGGGCCATGGCGGCAAAGAAGCAGGATGGGATTTTATTAAGAAATTATATGACAACCTGGACGGCAAGATCGTAGACTCTTCCGGAAAATGCCACAAGATGGTTGCAGACGGGGAATTCTACGTAGGTCTGACTTTGGAGAAATCCGCAGTTCAGTATAAGGAGGATCCTTCGGTTGGATTCGTATATCCCAAAGACGGAACCAGTGCAGTGCCGGATGGTGTGGCTCTTGTAAAGGGCGGCCCCAACGAGGAGAACGCAAAGCTGTTTATCGATTTCGTTACGTCAAAGGAATGCCAGACGGAGCAGAGCAAGAACTGGGGCCGCCGTCCGGTAAGAAGCGACATGGAAGTAGGCGAAGGATTGGCGAAGCTGCAGGATATCGTACTGGTGGATTATGATTTTGACTGGGCGGCAAATGAGAAAGAAACCATTATTGAGAGATTCAATGACATTATGGTCAATTAAAAAAGGATAGGAATACATTTTGACAAAAAAGACTGTCCCAGCCCTTCGGGGACAGGACAGTCTTTTGCTGTAAGAGGCAGGAAGACAGCCAAAGGGTTAAGGAGGAGCGAAAAGTATGAGCCATGCAGTTATTATTAAACAGGCCGTGAAGAAGTACGGTGATTTTACAGCGCTAAATGGGGTGGATTTAGAGATGAAGCCGGGGGAATTTTTCACACTGCTTGGCCCCTCCGGATGCGGCAAGACGACCCTGCTTCGCATGATCGCAGGATTCAATTCTGTGGATGGCGGGGAGATCTGTTTTGATGATAAGGTAATCAACAATATGGAGGCCCACAAGAGGGATATTGGCATGGTGTTCCAGAACTACGCCATCTTTCCTCATTTAACCGTGGCTGAGAATGTGGCCTACGGCCTGAAAGCTAAAAAATATCCAAAGGACCAGATCGGCCGCAAGGTGGAGGAGGCCTTAGACCTGGTGCAGATTAAAAACTTAAAGGACAGAAAACCCAATGAGCTGTCCGGCGGCCAGCAGCAGCGGGTGGCTCTGGCAAGGGCATTTGTCATTGAGCCGGGGGTGCTTCTCATGGATGAGCCCTTATCCAACTTAGACGCAAAGCTGAGAGTGCAGATGAGAACGGTTATCAAGAAACTGCAAAGACGCCTTGGGATCACCACTATTTACGTCACCCACGACCAGGAGGAGGCTCTGGCTATATCCGACCGGATCGCAGTTATGAAGGAAGGCAATATCATGCAGGTGGGATCGCCGGAAGAGATTTACAAAAAGCCGGAAAATACCTTTGTGGCAGGATTCATCGGAGTATCAAACTTCATTGACTGTGAGGTGGAGGGAAGCGATCCGGACAGCGCCGTTTTAAACATCAAGGACGAATGCAGTTTAACCTGCAGGCTGAAATCCGCCTACAAAGGAAAGGGGATCATTTCCGCAAGGCCGGAGCAGATGTTCTTCGATGAAAAGGAAGGGCTTCCCGGCCGGATCGTCATTTCCACCTTCCTTGGGGATTTCATTGAGTATGAGATCCAGTTAAACAATGGCAAGACCATTCAATTAAACGAATACACAAAGGATGCCGGCGACTTACGGCCTGACGGTCAGGAGGTGCGGGTGAACTTTGATATCAGTGCGGTAGGTGTATACGATGCCCAGACCCAGGAGGTGATATCATGGTAAAGAAAGGAAAGAAGCTGGACTTCTGGTTTTGGGTGAAAGTGGCGGTAGTGGGGTTTATGCTGCTGTTTCTGATCTATCCGTTCTGCACCCTGATTACACGTAGCTTCTTCTCCGGCAAGGTGGAAGGCTTCACCCTTGAGAACTACATCCGGTTTTTCACGAAAAAGTATTATTATTCCTCCCTTGGGAGAAGCCTGTTTGTCTCCATTGTCACCACGGCTACGACGCTGGCCGTAGGGGTTCCCATGGCCTATCTCATGTCCAGATACAATGTTTTTGGAAAACGTTTTATCCATATATTCATCATTATGAGCCTTATGAGCCCGCCCTTTATCGGCGCTTACAGCTGGATCATGCTGTTCGGGCGTGCGGGCTTTGTCACACAGTTTTTTGAAGGCATTGGGATCCACCTTCCCAGTATTTATGGAAAACTGGGCATTATTCTTGTCTTCACGTTCAAGCTGTTTCCCTATGTGTATTTATATACGTCAGGGGCAATGGGAAGCATTGACTCAAGCCTTGAGGAAGCGGCGGAGAATCTGGGAAGCAACAAGCTGCGCAGGCTTTTGACCATTACCATACCGGTCATTCTTCCCTCCATCGCTGCCGGAGCCATCATGGTATTTATGACCAGCCTTGCGGACTTTGGTACACCCATGCTCATCGGTGAAGGCTATATGGTTCTTCCTGTGCTGGTATATAACGAATATATGAGTGAAATCGGCGGAAATGCCCATTTAGCCAGCGCCCTGTCCGTAATTGTGGTCCTCTGTTCCACAACGGTGCTTTTGCTGCAGAAATATTTCGTAACCAGAAAAAACTATGTCATGACAGCCATGAGACCGCCTAAGGAAGAACAGCTTCACGGCTTAAAACGCTTTCTGGTAACCTTGCCGGTTATGCTGGTGACCTTTATCGGCATTCTTCCCCAGATCGTGGTGGTTGTCAGCAGTTTTGTAAAAAGCGATTTTACAGGCTTTAAAAAAGGCTTCAGCATAGAAAGCTATGTGACGATTTTTAACAGGCTGTGGACTAATATCCGTAATACGTTCGTATTCTCTGCCACAGCCATTGTATTCATTATCGTGCTTGGCATGCTGATATCCTACATTGTGATACGTCAGAAAGGGATAGCAGGGCAGCTGATGGATCTTCTTATTATGTTCCCCTTTGTCATTCCTGGCGCCGTACTTGGCATCAGCCTGATCGTAGCCTTTAATAAGCAGCCCATGATCCTTACAGGTACTGCTGTTATTATGATTATAGCCTTTGTAGTCAGGAAGCTGCCCTATACGGTGCGGTCAGGAAGTGCTTTCCTGCAGCAGATGGACCCAAGTGTGGAGGAGGCCTCCATCAGCCTGGGCGTGTCACCCATGAGGACCTTTGTCAAGGTGACAGCAAGGCTCATGGCCCCCGGCATCCTGTCAGGAGCTATCTTAAGCTGGATCACCTGCATCAATGAGCTGTCCTCCAGCGTTATGCTTTACGGCGGCAAAACAAGTACCATATCCGTAGCCATCTATACGGAGGTTGTCCGAAACAGCTATGGCACAGCGGCGGCACTGGCCTCCATACTGACCGTCAGCACCGTCATATCCCTTCTCATTTTCCTGAAGGTGAGCAAGGGGAGGGTTTCGGTTGTATAACATTCACGAAAGCAATGAGCAGTGCGAAAAAAGGCAGAAACAGATTTTCGTTGTGCTCGCACATAAAAAAATCTGTTTCTGCCTTTTTTCATAGGGCGAATGCCCGTGAGCTGGTAAAACCTACGGTTTTACCAGCTGCGCTGCGGATCCATGCCACAACAATCTGCCCAAAGTTTTCTTTTGAAGGCTTTGGGCATTTTCAGAAAAGGAGGAATACAAAGGATGGTAACATTTGGCACAGGTGGCTGGAGAGCCATTATCGGAGAAGATTTTACAAAAGAAAACATCCAAAAGCTGGCTCTTGCCGTCAGCCTTAAAATGAAAACAGAAAAAAAAGAGGAAGAAGGTATCGTCATAGGATATGACAGACGTTTTCTGTCCAAGGAGGCGGTCATATGGGCCTGTGAAATATTCGGAAGTCAGGGAATCAGGGTATTTTTCATTAACCGCAGTTCCCCCACACCTCTCATCATGTTTTATGTGATGAAGCACCGGTTAAGCTACGGCATGATGGTAACGGCCAGCCATAACCCAGCCATTTATAACGGGATCAAGGTGTTTACCTATGGAGGGCGTGATGCAGATGAGACGCAGACCCGGGATATTGAAACGTATCTCTCAGAAGCGGAGAAAATATACCGGCCAAACCGCCAGGAGGCAGGACAAATGCCCCCGGCCTCTTATCTGCAGCTTGTGAAAAAAGGAGTAGTAGAGGAAATCAATCCACTAAACGAATATCTTGACAATATCATATCCGTTATTGACATGGAGGCCATACGCTCCCGGGATTTCCGGGTTGCTATTGACCCCATGTACGGAGTGAGCTTAACGGCCTTAAGCACCATCCTTTCCGTTGCCAGGTGTACCATTGAAACCATCAACGACCAGCATGACACGTTGTTTGGCGGAAAAATGCCTGCGCCTACGGAGCAGACCCTGCGGAGCCTTCAGAA of the Lacrimispora indolis DSM 755 genome contains:
- a CDS encoding ABC transporter ATP-binding protein yields the protein MKQTNSAAAKPKTGMARLMELAATKKPLMVSSVILSALASVASFIPYIAIYFVVREVMGVFPDFGNLDLQKTIGFGWLAFGGIILNILLYFAALMCSHLAAFGTLYELKVNFASHLAGLPLGFHMLVGSGKLRKIMDENIEKIEGFIAHQLPDLVASFVAPVVMFIILLAVDWRFGLAAAAGIVIALVIQMKAYGNDGAKTMMEKYQTALEDMNNASVEYIRGITVVKAFKQTVYSFRRMHSAIKEYTRMVIPYTLSWENYMSSFHTIINNIYLFLIPVGILIGLNTSDYSDFAATFIFYLIFVPSIAAVLMKIMYVSTSGMQIIGGVERMDEILQTPQLSQPQNPRKISSHEIVFENVSFSYAGQEAQALSGISFRAEENQITAIVGPSGGGKSTIAHLIPRFFDVTEGRILIGGVDVRQMRSEYLMEKVSFVFQDVFLFKQSIMDNIRLGNQNATDEQVIAAARAAQCHEFIEKLPEKYHTVIGTKGIHLSGGEQQRIAIARAIVKDAPIVLLDEATAFSDPENEHLIQQAFQKLMHGKTVIMIAHRLSTIRSANKIIVIDKGRLIEQGRHEELLEKQGKYFDMWNVYTKALDWKMDRKGIREHV
- a CDS encoding ABC transporter ATP-binding protein; translation: MFNWKEVLMLTDKGYTDLKKAVAACTITNLALMLPFAVTIQVFAELLKPLMAQEISWTRMWFLFGCGIVSAILVFLASKNDYKKTYVTSYLEAENSRISIAERIRKLPMSFFNSKDLSELTTNIMADCSTTEHVLSHILPQISANAISITIICIMMAAFDWRMALSVFITVPAALLVILGSKKIQARLSEKQVEAKLKASDHVQEYLEGIKVIKACGLDGSKFAALDNALHLMMKMAIKMEFGTGIFVTGAQMILQAGVGLTVFTGTYLLTGGSIQLIPMLMFFVIVVRIYGPVLVEFTLLPELFYHRIATKRMRTLMTVPVMEGGSEKPLTHWNIDFENVSFGYHGENPKKDMVIKNLTVSIPSDGITALVGPSGCGKSTISRLIARFWDVNQGSVKIGGIDVRTLDPEHLMSYMSFVFQDVVLFNDTVYNNIRIGNMEATEEEVMEAARAACCDGFINVLPDGYQTMLGENGSTLSGGERQRISIARALLKNAPIVLLDEATASLDPENEALIQQAISRLIEGKTVIVIAHRLRTVSGADKIIVLEEGRLSEEGTHEELMNNKGLYERLYRIQQESMGWSV
- a CDS encoding class I SAM-dependent methyltransferase; this encodes MKSELNSQTVQNTMLLPLWGRATASAKNLEILNDKEAIEIIKSCDYDFSSIAKTFGEFGGICYIVRARKIDDAIRKFIRKHPRASIVNIGAGLDTTFSRVDNGTINWYNLDLPDAIAFRQKFLPDSPRNTSIAKSLFDTSWFDDVIFNHGDGILFVSAGVFYYFKEEQLKAVFEAMAHRFPGGEIYFDAGSRQAVKKSNRMVEKTGNKGAMMHFYINGLKDLENWSPDIQAIACEKYFKGIPVNRQWSFGIRFMMKISDQINMMKFIHLRFSE
- a CDS encoding VOC family protein gives rise to the protein MKTSHIIYKVDDLYQAVEEFKEKGFEVEYGTEKNPYNAIIYFSQGPYLELLASTGMPKFMKRILRMFGKSRLADRLDYWDNHKGGPCGVALENYKTDLREEKGILEKYNQGYFEMPSRRNDTKGRKLRFTCLFPHEMQLPFLMTYFNIDPKPENFIHPNGINGIKNISFGTREELIPIIKELCDDPVLTLFTGNGIKDLEFEYSVKEI
- a CDS encoding IS91 family transposase, which codes for MNVLQKIFTDHYEEMLYILHPRDIVTENVEKMIHCGDPSFGGALYGCPFCGELKFLPFRCHSKFCPTCSNRYCIERSTKMAFKLIRCTHRHCVFTIDEDLRPFFLEDRTLLDCLFHAVRSVILRMFLSINKSRNFVPGFICVLHTFGRPLEWNPHIHCLLSEGGFSDDGFWRIVKHFNYTYLRMAFQTALLNEMEKRIGPSFKKTKAAIYYKDKNGFYVYAKPNLCDSDTVVKYISRYLGRPVIATSRIDSYDGTNVAFHYNKHEDNSFVMKTMPVLDFMKLLIQHIPEKHFKMIRYYGLYARHREVDKLLFRAVPKSKHKTLLDFNRWRTLFLLSFGYDPLQCPKCKHDMAFLELYHNHKRVPLIELYERTMAKHRCRSSGNSA
- a CDS encoding ABC transporter substrate-binding protein, whose protein sequence is MKKRLLTASLAALAALSLSACSGGGKPAETTAAPQTSAETAAPAETKAEESKAGGEAAAKAPEDYKGTVVVYSPHDADPLNAGVNLFMEKYPNVKVEVVAAGTGELCNRIAAESANPIADVLWGGGADSLAAFKDYFAPYVCANDEFIGEAYKDADDMWIGESPLPMVIFYNKDLIEKAGLTIPETWEDLTKPEWKGKIAYCLPSKSGSAYTQLCTMILGHGGKEAGWDFIKKLYDNLDGKIVDSSGKCHKMVADGEFYVGLTLEKSAVQYKEDPSVGFVYPKDGTSAVPDGVALVKGGPNEENAKLFIDFVTSKECQTEQSKNWGRRPVRSDMEVGEGLAKLQDIVLVDYDFDWAANEKETIIERFNDIMVN
- a CDS encoding ABC transporter ATP-binding protein; this translates as MSHAVIIKQAVKKYGDFTALNGVDLEMKPGEFFTLLGPSGCGKTTLLRMIAGFNSVDGGEICFDDKVINNMEAHKRDIGMVFQNYAIFPHLTVAENVAYGLKAKKYPKDQIGRKVEEALDLVQIKNLKDRKPNELSGGQQQRVALARAFVIEPGVLLMDEPLSNLDAKLRVQMRTVIKKLQRRLGITTIYVTHDQEEALAISDRIAVMKEGNIMQVGSPEEIYKKPENTFVAGFIGVSNFIDCEVEGSDPDSAVLNIKDECSLTCRLKSAYKGKGIISARPEQMFFDEKEGLPGRIVISTFLGDFIEYEIQLNNGKTIQLNEYTKDAGDLRPDGQEVRVNFDISAVGVYDAQTQEVISW
- a CDS encoding ABC transporter permease; protein product: MVKKGKKLDFWFWVKVAVVGFMLLFLIYPFCTLITRSFFSGKVEGFTLENYIRFFTKKYYYSSLGRSLFVSIVTTATTLAVGVPMAYLMSRYNVFGKRFIHIFIIMSLMSPPFIGAYSWIMLFGRAGFVTQFFEGIGIHLPSIYGKLGIILVFTFKLFPYVYLYTSGAMGSIDSSLEEAAENLGSNKLRRLLTITIPVILPSIAAGAIMVFMTSLADFGTPMLIGEGYMVLPVLVYNEYMSEIGGNAHLASALSVIVVLCSTTVLLLQKYFVTRKNYVMTAMRPPKEEQLHGLKRFLVTLPVMLVTFIGILPQIVVVVSSFVKSDFTGFKKGFSIESYVTIFNRLWTNIRNTFVFSATAIVFIIVLGMLISYIVIRQKGIAGQLMDLLIMFPFVIPGAVLGISLIVAFNKQPMILTGTAVIMIIAFVVRKLPYTVRSGSAFLQQMDPSVEEASISLGVSPMRTFVKVTARLMAPGILSGAILSWITCINELSSSVMLYGGKTSTISVAIYTEVVRNSYGTAAALASILTVSTVISLLIFLKVSKGRVSVV